The following are from one region of the Amycolatopsis sp. QT-25 genome:
- a CDS encoding helix-turn-helix domain-containing protein — protein sequence MTGEQDAGFRIGGRPLTERLTEVLPSLAKTVLAEIVSRIPQYGLLPAEELSGDITHVIEQNLRSFIDTLRTGSTPTREELDFLRESAARRAEEGIPVDIVLTAYHIGIQVVWASLTPDARPDEVTDVLAVNALTLRYLEVVTPAVGAGYLDERRTMFDDERSARYAVLSTLLDGAPAEVAAGQAGLRLPPCYIVLAASVGAHPDEATTGVDPLVAGRRKLRRLRVELERQVRGTVLTSLTPEGGIALVPQEKAAGELSTRDWTRLERVLADVARTAGAEVIAGTAAAEPSGVPAAVRLAQDVLAVATGSGRPPGLYRLDDVLLEYQLSRPGPALDRLATRLAPLDGNEELLQTLETFLRRGGRRQTAAALHVHPNTVDYRLRRIAELTGLDPTRLEHVALLHAALTARAAAKPL from the coding sequence GTGACGGGTGAGCAGGATGCAGGGTTCCGCATCGGCGGACGTCCGCTGACGGAGCGGCTGACCGAGGTCCTGCCGTCGCTCGCGAAGACGGTCCTCGCCGAGATCGTCTCCCGGATCCCGCAGTACGGCCTGTTGCCCGCCGAAGAACTCAGTGGCGACATCACGCATGTGATCGAGCAGAACCTGCGTTCGTTCATCGACACTCTGCGCACCGGGTCCACGCCGACCCGGGAGGAGCTCGATTTCCTCCGCGAATCGGCGGCCCGGCGCGCGGAGGAGGGCATCCCCGTCGACATCGTGCTCACCGCGTACCACATCGGAATCCAGGTGGTTTGGGCGTCGCTGACGCCGGACGCGCGGCCGGACGAGGTCACCGACGTCCTCGCGGTCAACGCGCTCACCCTGCGTTATCTGGAAGTGGTCACTCCCGCGGTCGGCGCGGGGTATCTCGACGAACGCCGGACCATGTTCGACGACGAGCGTTCGGCGCGGTACGCCGTGCTTTCCACCCTGCTCGACGGTGCACCCGCGGAGGTCGCGGCGGGACAGGCCGGGCTGCGCCTGCCGCCGTGCTACATCGTGCTCGCCGCGTCGGTCGGCGCACATCCGGACGAGGCCACCACCGGGGTCGACCCGCTGGTCGCCGGACGCCGCAAACTCCGGCGGCTGCGGGTCGAACTGGAGCGGCAGGTCCGGGGCACGGTGCTCACCTCGCTCACCCCCGAAGGCGGAATCGCTTTGGTGCCACAAGAGAAAGCTGCCGGGGAACTGTCCACACGCGACTGGACGCGGCTGGAGCGGGTCCTCGCCGACGTCGCCCGCACGGCGGGAGCCGAAGTCATCGCCGGCACCGCCGCGGCCGAACCGTCCGGAGTGCCCGCGGCGGTGCGGCTCGCGCAAGACGTGCTCGCGGTCGCCACCGGATCCGGGCGGCCGCCCGGGCTGTACCGGCTCGACGACGTCCTCCTCGAATATCAGCTTTCGCGCCCCGGCCCGGCGCTCGACCGCCTGGCCACCCGGCTGGCACCGCTGGACGGCAACGAGGAGCTCCTGCAGACGTTGGAGACCTTTCTCCGCCGCGGAGGACGACGGCAGACCGCCGCCGCACTGCACGTCCATCCCAACACCGTCGACTACCGGCTGCGCCGGATCGCCGAACTCACCGGGCTGGATCCCACCCGGCTGGAGCACGTGGCCCTGCTGCACGCGGCCCTCACGGCCCGTGCGGCCGCCAAGCCCCTGTGA
- a CDS encoding aldo/keto reductase translates to MDTRRLGRTEVEVTRLGFGGGPLGGLFAPLDDDTGAGALAAAWDAGIRYYDTSPHYGIGHSERRIGEFLRSRPRDSFVLSTKVGRLLVPREPDGRRDPAGFHVPATHDRVRDFTRDGIRRSVEESLERMGLDRIDVLYLHDAEEFFDDALREGYPALAELRSEGIVGAIGAGMYDTDMLTTLVEETDADVVMQSGRHTLLDHRALDTFLPACEERGVSVIAASVFNSGLLAVPRPVAGAHFDYEVATPEVVKRANDIADVCEAHGVTLPQAAMAFPLQHPAVAGIAVGMRSAEEAQRNVEAFAAEVPAQVWTELCAAGLIRPAAIRVL, encoded by the coding sequence ATGGACACGAGACGACTCGGGCGCACCGAGGTCGAGGTGACGCGGCTCGGGTTCGGTGGCGGCCCGCTGGGTGGGCTGTTCGCGCCGCTGGACGACGACACCGGGGCGGGAGCGCTGGCCGCGGCCTGGGACGCCGGGATCCGGTACTACGACACGTCTCCGCACTACGGGATCGGGCATTCCGAGCGCCGGATCGGCGAGTTCCTGCGCTCGCGGCCGCGTGATTCCTTCGTGCTGTCCACGAAGGTCGGCCGCCTGCTGGTCCCGCGGGAGCCGGACGGGCGAAGGGATCCCGCGGGCTTCCACGTCCCCGCGACGCACGATCGCGTACGCGACTTCACCCGCGACGGGATCCGGCGCAGCGTCGAAGAGTCCCTGGAGCGGATGGGCCTGGACCGGATCGACGTGCTGTACCTGCACGACGCCGAGGAGTTCTTCGACGACGCGCTGCGCGAGGGCTATCCGGCCCTGGCGGAACTGCGATCGGAAGGGATCGTCGGCGCGATCGGCGCCGGCATGTACGACACGGACATGCTGACCACCTTGGTCGAGGAGACCGATGCCGACGTGGTCATGCAGTCCGGCCGCCACACCCTGCTCGATCACCGCGCGCTCGACACGTTCCTGCCCGCGTGCGAGGAACGCGGTGTCTCGGTGATCGCCGCGTCGGTCTTCAACTCCGGGTTGCTCGCCGTGCCGAGGCCCGTCGCCGGAGCGCACTTCGACTACGAGGTCGCCACGCCGGAGGTCGTGAAGCGGGCGAACGACATCGCCGACGTGTGCGAGGCGCACGGCGTGACGCTTCCGCAGGCGGCCATGGCGTTCCCCCTCCAGCATCCGGCCGTCGCCGGTATCGCGGTGGGAATGCGGTCCGCCGAAGAGGCACAACGCAACGTGGAAGCGTTCGCCGCGGAGGTTCCCGCGCAGGTCTGGACCGAACTGTGTGCCGCGGGCTTGATCCGTCCGGCAGCGATCAGGGTGCTCTGA
- a CDS encoding VOC family protein, producing the protein MTERKTGPKFRQVVLDCTDVRALAEFYRRLLVWDYRPGDEPPAPGTDDKDWLVLRNPDGGAQLAFQQVDRLPEASWPDAGPVPQQLHLDLTVDSVEELQEQHARVLELGGRLRSDRSEDPEEPLRVYVDPAGHPFCVFVG; encoded by the coding sequence TTGACCGAGCGGAAAACGGGTCCGAAATTCCGTCAGGTGGTGCTGGACTGCACCGACGTCCGCGCGCTGGCGGAGTTCTACCGGCGTCTGCTGGTGTGGGACTACCGCCCCGGGGACGAACCGCCCGCACCCGGCACCGACGACAAGGACTGGCTGGTGCTGAGAAACCCGGACGGCGGCGCGCAACTCGCCTTCCAGCAGGTCGACCGGCTGCCGGAGGCGAGCTGGCCGGACGCCGGACCGGTACCCCAGCAACTGCACCTGGATCTGACCGTGGACTCGGTCGAGGAGCTGCAGGAGCAGCACGCCCGCGTCCTCGAACTCGGCGGGCGGCTCCGGAGCGACCGGAGCGAAGATCCGGAAGAACCGCTGCGCGTCTACGTGGATCCGGCGGGGCATCCGTTCTGCGTCTTCGTCGGCTGA
- a CDS encoding DUF6098 family protein, with protein MQQLESLAELAALVRRRKGLYVRWAPSPEHRPGTSRDELTGMELPGLSVNSLDPEPWWRGQSLELWLARRLYDYCHLRHDRRRDTKPWVLAGRVIGSGPDNEPLLTDPEPVGRISTAVLDEAHGLLREHARHDADWGPLRRPSQLGRN; from the coding sequence ATGCAACAGTTGGAGTCCTTGGCGGAACTCGCCGCGCTGGTCCGGCGACGCAAAGGCCTGTACGTCCGCTGGGCCCCGTCTCCCGAACATCGCCCCGGTACGAGCCGGGACGAACTCACCGGCATGGAACTGCCGGGGCTTTCGGTGAACTCCCTCGACCCCGAACCTTGGTGGCGGGGCCAGTCGCTCGAACTCTGGCTGGCCCGGCGGCTTTACGACTACTGCCACCTCAGGCACGACCGGCGCCGGGACACCAAACCCTGGGTGCTGGCGGGCCGGGTGATCGGTTCGGGGCCGGACAACGAGCCGTTGCTGACCGACCCCGAACCCGTGGGGCGAATCTCCACCGCGGTCCTCGACGAGGCTCACGGCCTGTTGCGTGAACATGCGCGGCACGACGCGGACTGGGGTCCGCTGCGCCGGCCCTCGCAACTCGGCCGGAACTGA
- a CDS encoding STAS domain-containing protein: MSRPAKGTAVVQANGEVDLGTAPRLWEMLSQRLHGSGTKLILDLSELEFFGVPGVRVLERAQLLAQETGTLLFVFPGECRSARRLLDLREGLHVL, encoded by the coding sequence GTGAGCAGACCGGCCAAAGGGACCGCCGTCGTCCAGGCGAACGGCGAGGTCGATCTCGGCACCGCGCCGCGCCTTTGGGAGATGCTGAGCCAACGGCTCCACGGCAGCGGCACCAAGCTGATCCTGGACCTGTCCGAACTGGAGTTCTTCGGCGTACCGGGTGTCCGGGTGCTCGAACGAGCGCAGTTGCTCGCGCAGGAGACGGGCACACTGCTCTTCGTCTTTCCCGGGGAATGCCGGTCCGCTCGCCGCCTGCTCGATCTTCGTGAAGGTCTTCACGTCCTGTGA
- a CDS encoding universal stress protein, with the protein MSARQTGTGPVVTGFDGSPEARRAVRWAAAEAKTRGLVLVYCTHDRLPPPGSNPVATPLNEAVPQAADEADVEPARRQLASMAEALERSESDLDVRTVVLRSRS; encoded by the coding sequence ATGTCCGCTCGACAAACCGGTACGGGGCCGGTGGTGACCGGTTTCGACGGCTCGCCGGAGGCGCGCCGCGCCGTCCGCTGGGCGGCCGCCGAGGCGAAAACGCGCGGCCTCGTCCTCGTGTACTGCACCCACGACCGCCTCCCCCCACCCGGCTCGAACCCTGTCGCGACACCGCTGAACGAAGCGGTCCCTCAAGCCGCCGACGAAGCCGACGTCGAGCCTGCTCGACGGCAGCTCGCTTCGATGGCGGAAGCCCTGGAGCGCTCCGAGTCCGATCTCGACGTCCGCACGGTGGTACTCCGGAGCAGGTCCTGA
- a CDS encoding isochorismatase family cysteine hydrolase — translation MTTALIIGDLQRGITGDYPFAEQVLPPVAALLPRARAAGALVVFVRFALRGNGADLPAGNAMFKAFHEAGDTFHEGSAGTGLALPVADEDVVVLKRRASAFAGTDLDLVLRARGVDTVVLAGVATSAMVAATSYDAADRGYRVTVLRDGCADGDPAMHDFFVDAVFPSRGFEVVTCADWLVDGE, via the coding sequence ATGACGACCGCGCTGATCATCGGTGATCTCCAACGAGGCATCACGGGCGACTACCCGTTCGCCGAGCAAGTCCTGCCGCCGGTCGCGGCCCTGCTGCCTCGTGCCCGCGCGGCCGGCGCGCTGGTCGTGTTCGTACGCTTCGCGCTCCGGGGCAACGGCGCTGATCTGCCCGCGGGGAACGCGATGTTCAAGGCGTTCCACGAGGCGGGGGACACCTTTCACGAGGGTTCGGCCGGGACCGGGCTCGCCCTGCCGGTCGCCGACGAGGACGTGGTCGTGCTGAAACGCCGTGCCAGCGCGTTCGCGGGCACGGATCTCGATCTGGTGCTTCGCGCCCGCGGCGTCGACACCGTCGTGCTCGCCGGAGTCGCGACCAGCGCGATGGTGGCCGCGACCTCCTACGACGCGGCCGATCGCGGCTACCGTGTGACCGTGCTGCGCGACGGTTGCGCCGACGGCGACCCGGCGATGCACGACTTCTTCGTGGACGCGGTCTTCCCGAGCCGGGGGTTCGAGGTCGTGACGTGCGCGGACTGGCTCGTCGACGGCGAATAA
- a CDS encoding glutamate--cysteine ligase produces MNDNVLTFGVEEEFFVVGRDGRLSPAGDAVVDAANEEQGELQQELTRSQAESATGICTTHEEAERQLTALRTELAEGAARRHCRLLPSGSAPLAETTLPAITPNPRYERISEHFGATARTSHTCGCHVHIAIPDRETGIRVINLVRPFLPVLLTVTANSAICDGYDTGYASWRYQQWNRWPSAGSPPLFASLDHYESIVDAWLRAGAILDRAMVYWDVRLSEKQPTLEFRFADVAATPGEAALLGVLIRGLVGTVLGTEDRPVNLSNEVLRGQIWRASREGLSGRCPHFRTGDLAPANEVLDDVVTFAAGALEETGDLDFVRDGLARLVTEGGGADRQRARFEKRQRAEDVVDLLAVRPG; encoded by the coding sequence GTGAACGACAACGTACTGACCTTCGGCGTTGAGGAAGAGTTCTTCGTGGTCGGCCGGGACGGCCGCCTTTCCCCGGCGGGTGACGCCGTCGTGGACGCCGCGAACGAAGAACAAGGCGAGCTCCAGCAGGAACTCACCCGCTCCCAGGCCGAATCGGCCACCGGTATCTGCACGACACACGAAGAAGCCGAACGGCAACTGACAGCGTTACGGACGGAGCTGGCCGAGGGGGCCGCCCGGCGGCACTGCCGCCTGCTGCCCAGCGGCAGCGCGCCGCTGGCGGAAACGACCTTGCCCGCCATCACCCCGAACCCGCGCTACGAGCGGATATCCGAACATTTCGGGGCGACCGCGCGGACGTCGCACACCTGCGGCTGTCACGTCCACATCGCCATCCCCGACCGGGAAACCGGGATCCGGGTGATCAACCTCGTCCGGCCCTTCCTGCCCGTGCTGCTGACCGTGACCGCCAATTCCGCGATCTGCGACGGATACGACACCGGGTACGCCAGCTGGCGTTACCAGCAGTGGAATCGCTGGCCTTCGGCCGGTTCGCCGCCGCTGTTCGCCTCGCTGGACCACTACGAAAGCATCGTCGACGCCTGGCTCCGCGCGGGCGCCATCCTCGATCGCGCGATGGTCTATTGGGACGTAAGGCTTTCCGAGAAGCAGCCGACGCTGGAATTCCGGTTTGCCGACGTCGCGGCCACCCCCGGCGAAGCGGCGTTGCTCGGGGTGCTGATCCGCGGGCTGGTCGGCACGGTCCTCGGCACGGAGGACCGTCCCGTGAACCTGTCCAACGAAGTCCTGCGTGGCCAGATCTGGCGTGCGTCGCGAGAAGGACTTTCGGGTCGCTGCCCACATTTCCGGACCGGCGACCTCGCCCCGGCGAACGAGGTGCTCGACGACGTCGTCACCTTCGCCGCCGGTGCGCTCGAGGAGACCGGAGACCTCGACTTCGTCCGCGACGGTCTGGCCAGGCTGGTCACCGAAGGCGGCGGGGCCGACCGGCAGCGCGCACGGTTCGAGAAGCGTCAGCGCGCGGAGGACGTCGTGGACCTGTTGGCCGTCCGGCCGGGATAA
- a CDS encoding universal stress protein has translation MISVADETDAAMIVLGESHTGLFTRAVLGSTESHVTKSAERPVVVVRGDEPPPGGPVVLGTDGSEQSAQAAGFAFDFAARHGLTVHAVHVTRMPLRGPASEPLLGGPVLDPAPGIPPEVADELVARQLEPWRERYPDVSVELVHGVGPAAQALTVQSSEAALLVLGRSEHGDLRRLLLGSVSDEALRHAHCPVAVVRAQPAG, from the coding sequence CTGATCTCGGTCGCCGACGAAACGGACGCGGCGATGATCGTGCTGGGCGAATCCCACACCGGGCTGTTCACCAGGGCCGTCCTCGGCTCGACGGAATCCCACGTGACCAAGAGCGCCGAACGGCCTGTCGTGGTCGTGCGCGGGGACGAGCCGCCTCCGGGCGGGCCGGTCGTCCTCGGGACCGACGGCTCGGAGCAGAGCGCGCAGGCCGCGGGCTTCGCGTTCGACTTCGCGGCCCGCCACGGGCTCACCGTGCACGCGGTCCACGTCACGCGGATGCCGCTTCGAGGTCCCGCGAGCGAGCCGCTGCTCGGCGGACCGGTACTGGATCCGGCACCCGGCATCCCGCCGGAGGTGGCCGACGAACTCGTCGCCCGGCAGCTCGAGCCGTGGCGCGAGCGCTATCCGGATGTCTCCGTGGAGCTCGTGCACGGGGTGGGACCCGCCGCGCAGGCGTTGACCGTGCAGTCCAGCGAGGCCGCGCTGCTGGTACTCGGCCGGAGCGAGCACGGCGATCTCCGGCGGTTGCTGCTGGGGTCGGTCAGCGACGAGGCGTTGCGCCACGCCCACTGCCCGGTGGCGGTGGTCCGCGCTCAGCCGGCGGGCTGA
- a CDS encoding STAS domain-containing protein, translating to MSPLDISVTTSGTDTVVTVSGEIDLAVSAGLRRAMEEELLFSPAALIADLSAVTFCDSSGFTALVQIRAKAEEAGVPFIIVTRERALLRPMSLLGLDAVFTVHPTLDSARDALVR from the coding sequence GTGTCTCCTCTCGACATCTCGGTCACCACGTCCGGCACCGACACGGTCGTCACCGTGTCGGGCGAAATCGATCTTGCCGTCTCCGCCGGCCTGCGCCGTGCGATGGAAGAGGAGCTCCTGTTCTCCCCGGCGGCGCTGATCGCGGACCTGTCCGCGGTGACCTTCTGCGATTCGTCCGGTTTCACCGCCCTTGTCCAGATTCGAGCGAAGGCCGAGGAAGCGGGCGTCCCGTTCATCATCGTCACCCGGGAGCGAGCCCTGCTGCGACCGATGTCGCTGCTCGGCCTCGACGCCGTCTTCACCGTGCACCCCACTCTCGATTCGGCACGGGACGCGCTCGTTCGCTGA
- a CDS encoding VOC family protein, whose amino-acid sequence MASVKQVQVTFDCAEPERLARFWCEVLGYAVPSPPDGFATWDDYNRTLAPEKQDASFACGDPTGVGPRLYFQRVPEGKVVKNRVHLCVRAGLGLVGEERLAALQAERARLTALGAVCERVMLADGENESCIVMQDIEGNEFCLD is encoded by the coding sequence ATGGCGTCGGTGAAACAGGTCCAGGTCACCTTCGACTGCGCGGAACCCGAGCGCCTCGCCCGCTTCTGGTGCGAGGTACTGGGGTATGCCGTGCCCTCGCCACCGGACGGGTTCGCCACCTGGGACGACTACAACCGCACGCTGGCGCCCGAGAAACAGGACGCGAGCTTCGCCTGCGGGGACCCGACCGGAGTGGGGCCGCGGCTCTACTTCCAGCGCGTTCCCGAAGGCAAGGTCGTCAAGAACCGGGTGCATCTCTGTGTGCGGGCAGGCCTCGGGCTCGTGGGCGAAGAGCGCCTCGCCGCGCTCCAGGCCGAACGCGCCCGCCTGACAGCGCTCGGCGCGGTCTGCGAGCGGGTCATGCTCGCCGACGGGGAGAACGAGTCCTGCATCGTCATGCAGGACATCGAGGGCAACGAGTTCTGCCTCGACTGA
- a CDS encoding DNA alkylation repair protein: MTGTTTAEVSAELAALDDPRARQVNEKHGDDHGVNLGKLRALAKRLKIRQELALELWETDDTAARLLALLICRPKAFERDDLDRMVREARTPKVHDWLVNHVVKKNPHAEELRLAWSADPDPVVASAGWALTTERVAKTPEGLDLARLLDVIEAELKTAPDRLQWAMNHCLAQIGIDHTEHRARAIGIGERLEVLKDYPTPPNCTSPFAPVWIAEIVRRREERVQPIRQASSNSDGVRTNGSSP; encoded by the coding sequence GTGACCGGGACGACAACGGCCGAGGTGTCGGCCGAACTGGCCGCGCTCGACGACCCGCGCGCACGTCAGGTGAACGAGAAGCACGGTGACGACCACGGGGTCAACCTCGGCAAGCTGCGCGCGCTCGCGAAGCGGCTGAAGATTCGACAGGAGCTCGCGCTGGAGCTCTGGGAAACGGACGACACCGCGGCGAGACTCCTCGCGCTGCTGATCTGCCGCCCGAAAGCATTCGAGCGTGACGACCTGGATCGCATGGTGCGTGAAGCACGAACCCCGAAGGTGCACGACTGGCTCGTGAACCACGTGGTCAAGAAGAACCCGCACGCCGAGGAGCTGCGCCTGGCCTGGTCCGCCGATCCCGATCCCGTGGTCGCGAGCGCCGGTTGGGCGTTGACCACCGAACGGGTGGCGAAGACGCCCGAGGGCCTCGACCTCGCCCGGCTGCTCGACGTCATCGAGGCGGAGCTGAAGACCGCGCCGGATCGCCTGCAGTGGGCGATGAACCACTGCCTGGCACAGATCGGGATCGACCACACGGAGCACCGTGCCCGGGCGATCGGCATCGGGGAGCGCCTGGAGGTGCTCAAGGACTATCCGACCCCGCCGAACTGCACGTCACCGTTCGCGCCGGTCTGGATCGCCGAGATCGTACGGCGGCGGGAGGAGCGGGTTCAGCCGATCAGGCAAGCGTCGTCGAACAGCGACGGCGTCCGAACAAACGGCTCTTCTCCCTGA